CCATGACAAACTACTACACCTTGCCCATGTTGATCGCGGACATTTACCCGTGCTTATACTGCGGACATATACCGTATCAGTAACAAAGTTTATTGCAAGTGCTTGTCAGTAACAGATAAAAAATATATTATTGGTTACAACTTAAGCATATCTTACCCACGGGAATATTATTCACTCAAAATATCCGGTCTCACAAAATAAAGTTCTATTATTTACAGATATTTATAAACTTACCTTGCACCACAGTTACGCTCAGCGCTATACAATTAGAATAAACGAACCGTGATTATTGGCTATGAATGCTATGATGAAAACGTTGCGACCTCAAAAACGCCGTTTCCCTCGTGCAAAAGAAAAAATCCCTGTACGATTAACTTTTAGTGACGGCAAACGTGAGTTTTTAGCTACTGCTTATACTGCTGATATTAGTTTAACCGGTGTTTTTTTTGCGGCTGAATTTTTCTTAAAACCCGGTTTAGAACTCAATCTTGAATTTAAAATGCCCAACGACGATCGTACAATTAAAGTACGTGGAGTTATAATTCGTGAGGTTCGGTTTCAAAATAAAGCTAGCGCCGGCTCAATATCAGGCTTTGGTATGCGTTTTATTCACTACTATGCTGATGCTAAAACCGCTTTAGCGACCTCATTTTTAACAGTAGAACTTGGAGATTTTATTGAAGATTATGTGAGCAGAAGAACTAAAAAGCCAACATCAAACAATGAATTGCTGCGCGATGTTATTGTAGCTTGGGAAGTAAGTAAAATGAATCTTGAAGGTACTGAAGCTGAATTTATTAGTGATAAGCTACGCCTTGATAGCGAAGGCCGTATTCGAAGAAAAACAATCATGCCTCCTAATAAAGATAATGAAAAAACCAAAAAAAACACGAAGCGTTAAATTATATAAAATTGATACACAATAGGAATTAATTGTGGTGATAAAACAACATGAATTTCATCCTTTAATCAAAAAGATTATCAGTGATTTTGAGTTAAGAGATAAAAGCTTAGTAATGCCAGAAGTAAAACTTCAATCTTGGGCTGTTAAAATATCAGAACTAAACAAAAAGAATAGAGAACTAATTATAAAACAATTATTTATTGTTGCAATGCGCTTATCTAATGTTTCATTTATTAACTCTGTAACCCAGCAAATCCTTGAGCTTGCAATAATGATATTGGGTAAAGAAAATGCTGTTCAACTGTTTTTGGAATATGAAGATACACTGCAAAAAGCGCAAAATACTTTCGATATAAAACCCGCAATAAAAAATAATAAGTATGGAATTCGTACGCCGAAAGCAAAATTAAAAAAAGAAAAATAGCCTGGTGCCAGCCAGGTATGCGATTAATCAGTTTCTTTTAATTTTAACCATTTTAAATTTTCTGCAATATCTTTTTTGGTTGTACTAAGAAACAAGGCCCGATTAATGCCGCTATAATTAACTGAAACATGTTTTTTCATATAATTAATTTTGTCGAGATTTGCGCAAATGAATTGTAGATAAGTCGTATTATCATCGTATGGTATTTGTGAAAGAATTTGTCTGGCCGCCTTTCTAATAAATTTCTGCTTTTCTCTATTATACTCATTATCGTCATTTAATGTGTCGTCCACAATATTAGTTAATGCATAAATGTCCGACAAAAGTATTGATATATGACTATTTACTCTGTCGATTTTTTTTAATTTTTTTGAATCTTTTGAATCTTCTAAATCCTTTTCTTTATTATATGCTTCAATTGTTAAGGTTAGAATTCTTAAAGTAGACACAATATCAAGTAACTCTTTTGCAAATATCTCTTTTCTTTTTGTTAATATATAACGAGGCTTCATCCATGCGTATAGCATATTAGCAAACTGCATTTCATCTGCAGTGACGTTAATATTCTTGGAGTCATCGGTTTTCGGGGGAAGAACTATAGCGTTCCAGATGAAATCAGTGATGGCTTCTAAATTTAATTCACCATTACCACCAACTATTTCATTATATTTATTAACTAAGAAATCGTTAGCGGCTCTAATATCCCCTGCATTATCAAATATTTTATAGGTTCTGGGACTTGATAAATCGATATTCAATTCTTTTGTCATAATTTAATCTTCCTTCATATTTGTTATTTACTACTATACCTTTTCATATTACTTGATAGTTACAAATATTATCAATATTTAAATGCAAAAATCTATTTTAAAAAACTCGCCGTGCCCCCAAATACGCACGTTGGTAATATTGTTTACTAAAATCAGCGTGGGTAACGCCTTTGGATGAACTTGCATGAACTATTTGCCCATTACCAATATAAATACCAACATGGGTTACTCGACCACGATCAAGGGTATCAAAAAACACTAAGTCCCCGGTTTTTAATTGATTCTTAGAAACAGGAACGCCAATAGTGTATTGGGCTCCTGAGCTACGCGGCAAATTATAAGTAGCACCCTCACGATATACAGATTGTGAAAAACCAGAACAATCAACACCTTTTTTGCTAGCACCACCCCATAGATAAGGAGTACCAAGCCACCCTTTTGTGGCCGCCACGAGTGGTGTTGGCCAGTTTTTAGGGGTATTTACATTGTCTGTTATACTGACTATTTTATCTTGCATTTGTGGCGATGGTGAATCATTCACAGAAGTTTTTGTGGGTTGTTTGCTAGTCGTTTGTATATTTTGATTAGGTTTTTGTTTAACCGGAGTCGTTTTTATTTCTTGTCTTGGTATTATTGGTAATTCATGTGGCTTTTCTTTAAGCTCACTACATATTGCGCCATAACGCTCATAATAAGAACGATTTTTATCATTAACTATGTTATTGTTTGACACCTCTTTATAATCTCGATTTATTTCTTCACTTAAAATACTAAGATTTTTGCGAAATGCAGTAGTTTTAGCGTTCTTTGTATTTATCTGTGCTTCATATTGTGCGGCTTGCCACAAACGATCGCGTAACATTGGCTTCATTAATTCGCGAGTTTCTTTTAACGCTTTTTTTACCTGATGTATTTTGGTCTTTGGAATACTATTTACGGCCAATTTTTCACTCCACCAAGTTACTAACTCTGGGGCGATGTCTTCATCGAAATGCCGTGGGAAATTAAAAGCCATTTCACGTGGACTAGCTTTTGGTTTGTGGCCAGAAAAAGATAAAACCTGGTACAAAACTGCAATAGGCAATGGGACCCAACGATGTACATCATGATAAGCATCATAAGCCGAGTTAATAGCTTGTTTATACTCAATATCATAAAAAATCGCTGCGGCAATAACCGATTTGGCTGCTGTTACCCCTTCATTGCTACCATCTTTTATGGCTTTGCCACCAAATATCAAACGTATTTGCTTCTGCCATTTTTGGCGCTCACTGCTGTTTAAATCATCTCGGTGTTCTATATACTCAATTAACGATTGCTTGCGATTTGCATCACTTGTGACATTTACAGCAAGGGCTGTTGAGTTAAACAATAAGAGGGTAATAACAAAACAAATAGCCAAAATCGTTGAATAGGTGCGCATATATAATTATTAATATAAATTAGAAAAACCCGCAAATTTGCTAACTGTTACATGCAGGTCGTTAGTAAAATCTTAAATTATGTTTTCTTACGGTTCAACGCCAATAGCTTGGCTAATATGCGTATATCCATCAAGTTTCATAAGCATTTTAAGCTCTTGTAAGATATTTAAAATCATAATTGGGCCAGCATAAATCATAGAAGTATAAAGCTCGATTAACGTAGCTCCGGCTTTAATTTTTTCATAAGCATCTTTGCCGCTGGCTACTCCCCCCACTCCAATAATAGTAATTTTTTTATCGGTAAGGCCATACATTCGACGGATTAAGGCTGTTGATACTTTAGTTAAAGGTGGTCCTGATAATCCACCTTTTTCATCATGCCAGCGACTATCTAAATTTGGCATTCTTTGTATCGTGGTATTGCTTATTACTAAGCCGTCAACAGATGATTGCAGCATTGCTCGGGCTATATCTTCACAATCTTGTTCAGCTAAATCAGGAGCAATTTTTACAAACAAAGGTGGTGGTTTTGCTATTTTTCCACGCGCGGTTTGAATGCGTTCAAGTAAAGCCATCAGTGAATCGTAATTTTGTAAATCCCTTAAGCCAGGCGTATTAGGTGAAGAAATATTAATAACAAAAAAGTCGGCGAATTTTGCAGTGGCTTTAATGCCTGAAATATAATCGGCTGCTGCATCATAAGCTGTTTTATTTTTCCCTAAATTTACCCCAACAACCGCTTGAGCCACAGGGTTACCAATTGCCCGAAATCGTCCTAAACGTCCTGTAAAGGCCGCAAGTCCGTTATTGTTGAAACCCATTCTATTAATCACTGCCCGCTCTTTGCGTAAACGAAACATTCGCGGACGTGGATTACCTGGTTGTGCTTGTGGTGTCACTGTACCTACTTCAACAAAACCAAATCCGAGATCGAACAATGGCTCAATAACTTCAGCATCTTTATCAAAACCAGCTGCCATACCTAAAGGGTTGGGCAATTCTTTTTCGAAAACTCGACAAACCAATGCTGGATCTGCGTGGTTTTTTACTTTCGGGGCTAATCCTAAACTTAATGCACGGATGGTTAACTCATGCGCTATTTCAGGAGGAAATAAACGTAAAATTGGGCCATAAAACCTAAATGTATTAATCACGAATATTGGAACTTAAACAAATGCAGCTACTTGGCAAGTGTTTTTTTGTGCTTTATATCACTATTACTATGTCTAAAACTGAGCCAAATTCTTCTTTTGCTGCAATTATGCAAAAATTACCTAAAAAAAACCGATTGCGAGCGTTGGTTATTGATTATGGGCAACTAGCTATTTGGGTTTATCTTTTTATCTTTTTAGTTGTGTTTATAGGTTTTGGAGTTGCTATTCAATTAGGTTTTAAAATTGAAAGTGTAAGCGCCACTGCTGGTACCTGGACCGCAGCGTATATTGCCACCAAGCTTACTTCGCCGTTACGAATTATTGCAACGTTAGCAATAACTCCAGTAATAATGAAAATACGTAAACGCTTAAAATTATCTTCGTCATCAATAAAATAGAACAAATTAGATTGACCTATGATCAATAATCCTTCAAAAACGCTTAAAATCACTATTTTATATAGCAACATTCGAGGGTTAAGACAGTGAACAACAATAGCGTACCCCATAAATGGACTTTAGCTGATTCAATTGAGTTATACGAAGTGCAAACCTGGGGAGCGCCTTATTTTGGTGTTAATGATAAAGGTCATATCATTGTTTATGGTGATAACCCAAATGCTGCTGCTGATCTTAAAGAATTGGTCGATGAAGTCAAACGCCGTGGCATTGGTTTACCGCTACTGCTACGATTTAATAACATTCTTTCACGACGACTAATAGAGCTTAATGAGGCATTTAGATTAGCAATTGCTGAATCAGGATACCAAGGCGAATATCGTGGTGTGTATCCAATTAAAGTAAATCAAGTAGCTAATGTTGTAGAACAGATACTTAAAGTTGGGCAGGTGTATCATTATGGCCTTGAAGCTGGAAGCAAACCTGAACTGTTAGTAGTTATGGCGCTTCTTGATGATGAAGAAGCGCTTATTATCTGTAACGGTTACAAAGACGAAGAATACGTAGAACCAGCGTTATTAGCTAGCAAGCTTGGTCGTAAGGTAATTTTAGTTGTAGAAAAGCTTTCAGAACTTAAGGTAATTGCAAACGTATCAAAACGAGTTGGTGTCAGACCACATATTGGCGTAAGAGTAAAATTATCAACTCGTGGTGCTGGCAAATGGGAATCATCTGGTGGTGACCGATCAAAATTTGGGCTTTCTTCAAGCGAGCTTATGGAAGCCATTAATTTTATGCGCGAGCATGAATTAATAGATTGTTTTGAACTTTTGCATTTTCATCTCGGCTCACAAATTTCAAATATCCGTAACTTTAAATCTGCCTTGCGCGAGGGCGGTCGTTTTTATGTTGAATTATCAAAAATGGGTGCCCCGTTGCATTATTTCGATGTCGGTGGTGGACTTGGTGTTGATTATGACGGTTCCCAAACTAACTTTGATTCTTCCATGAATTATACGCGTCAAGAATACGCTAATGACCTTATCTATGCCATGAAAGAAATGTGTGATACTGGCGGTGTTCCTCACCCAACTATTGTTACTGAATCTGGTAGAGCAGTTGTTGCACATCACTCAGTATTAGTTATTGATGTATTAGGTGTACGTGAATT
This window of the Deltaproteobacteria bacterium genome carries:
- a CDS encoding quinone-dependent dihydroorotate dehydrogenase, which encodes MINTFRFYGPILRLFPPEIAHELTIRALSLGLAPKVKNHADPALVCRVFEKELPNPLGMAAGFDKDAEVIEPLFDLGFGFVEVGTVTPQAQPGNPRPRMFRLRKERAVINRMGFNNNGLAAFTGRLGRFRAIGNPVAQAVVGVNLGKNKTAYDAAADYISGIKATAKFADFFVINISSPNTPGLRDLQNYDSLMALLERIQTARGKIAKPPPLFVKIAPDLAEQDCEDIARAMLQSSVDGLVISNTTIQRMPNLDSRWHDEKGGLSGPPLTKVSTALIRRMYGLTDKKITIIGVGGVASGKDAYEKIKAGATLIELYTSMIYAGPIMILNILQELKMLMKLDGYTHISQAIGVEP
- a CDS encoding PilZ domain-containing protein, with amino-acid sequence MMKTLRPQKRRFPRAKEKIPVRLTFSDGKREFLATAYTADISLTGVFFAAEFFLKPGLELNLEFKMPNDDRTIKVRGVIIREVRFQNKASAGSISGFGMRFIHYYADAKTALATSFLTVELGDFIEDYVSRRTKKPTSNNELLRDVIVAWEVSKMNLEGTEAEFISDKLRLDSEGRIRRKTIMPPNKDNEKTKKNTKR
- the speA gene encoding biosynthetic arginine decarboxylase — its product is MNNNSVPHKWTLADSIELYEVQTWGAPYFGVNDKGHIIVYGDNPNAAADLKELVDEVKRRGIGLPLLLRFNNILSRRLIELNEAFRLAIAESGYQGEYRGVYPIKVNQVANVVEQILKVGQVYHYGLEAGSKPELLVVMALLDDEEALIICNGYKDEEYVEPALLASKLGRKVILVVEKLSELKVIANVSKRVGVRPHIGVRVKLSTRGAGKWESSGGDRSKFGLSSSELMEAINFMREHELIDCFELLHFHLGSQISNIRNFKSALREGGRFYVELSKMGAPLHYFDVGGGLGVDYDGSQTNFDSSMNYTRQEYANDLIYAMKEMCDTGGVPHPTIVTESGRAVVAHHSVLVIDVLGVREFENKSLPETLPEGTSQVVKNLWATYKELTRKNVLESYHDALDFKEESLQLFSLGHLSLMQRVLAENIFWSICHKVLKIRNSLEDIPEDLESLDRMLSDTYYCNFSIFQSLPDSWAVDHLFPVMPIHRLTEEPTRRAVLADITCDSDGKLERFIDRRDIRHVLELHPWKGEDYYLGIFLVGAYQEILGDLHNLFGNTNDVQVTIPESGGYFIEHVAPGDTVTEVLRYVNYSRDDIMARMRRATELALRTQRITLDESRYLLRSFEDGLSGYTYLERD
- a CDS encoding C40 family peptidase; the protein is MRTYSTILAICFVITLLLFNSTALAVNVTSDANRKQSLIEYIEHRDDLNSSERQKWQKQIRLIFGGKAIKDGSNEGVTAAKSVIAAAIFYDIEYKQAINSAYDAYHDVHRWVPLPIAVLYQVLSFSGHKPKASPREMAFNFPRHFDEDIAPELVTWWSEKLAVNSIPKTKIHQVKKALKETRELMKPMLRDRLWQAAQYEAQINTKNAKTTAFRKNLSILSEEINRDYKEVSNNNIVNDKNRSYYERYGAICSELKEKPHELPIIPRQEIKTTPVKQKPNQNIQTTSKQPTKTSVNDSPSPQMQDKIVSITDNVNTPKNWPTPLVAATKGWLGTPYLWGGASKKGVDCSGFSQSVYREGATYNLPRSSGAQYTIGVPVSKNQLKTGDLVFFDTLDRGRVTHVGIYIGNGQIVHASSSKGVTHADFSKQYYQRAYLGARRVF